The Streptomyces sp. NBC_00454 DNA segment CGGTCGCGGGCCTGCTCTCGGGCCTCGTCGAGGGCCTGGACTGGCCGGACCGCCTGATCCGCGCGGTCGCCCTCTCTGCGGCCACGGTCCGGGCCCCCGCCGCGGGAGAATTCGACCCCCGCACCTACGAGGAGGTACGGGGGTCGGTGAAGGTCACGGCCGCCTAGCGCGGGGCCGGCTGATCAGCGGGCCCGCGGATCAGCGGGTCAACCCTGCTGGAGCCAGAACTGGTCGATGTTGAACTGGCACTTGTTGCCCGCCTCGCACGACAGCTTGATCGTGTTGCTGCCCTGGTTGAGGGTCACCTGGCCCCAGGTGGACTGCCAGCCCTTCTCCCAGTCCCCCTTGGGGGAGTTGGCGAAGTTGCGCATGCTGATCGGCGAGCTGTTGGGCTTGCCGTTCACGGTGAGGGTGCCGTTCGCGTCCTCACCGGGGATGCCGAACTGCACGTAGAACCGGTAGGTGCCCGCCTTCGGCACGTCCAGGGTCCAGGTCACCGCCGCGCCCGGCTGGTTGAAGTTGCCGACGTACTGACCGCCCGCGCTCTTCGCTCCCTGCACCGCGTTCTGCAGCGCCGCGCCGCCGGAGATCACCATGCCCGGACCGCCCGCGTCACCCTTCGGCATCTCGGCGACCGGGGACGCGGAGCCGCTCGGCTGGCCCGAGGGCTTGACCGGGGGCGCCGACTGGCTCTGGCTGGCGTTCGCGTTGTTCTTGCCGTTCTGGTCGTTGTCCTTCTTGCCGAAGACCACCGCCGCGCCGATGCCGATCGCGACCGCCGCGACCACAGCCACCGCGGCGATGAGCATGCCCCTGCGACTGGACCCGCCGCCGTTCCCGTGACCGCCGTGGCCCTCGCCCGGCAGCGGGACGGACTGCGTGTACTGCTGCGGGGGCTGCCCCTGCGGGGGAACGCCGTAGCCGCCGGCCTGGAGCGCCTCGGGAGCCTGGTACTGGGCCTGGTAGGCCGGAGGCTGCTGCTGCGGACCCTGCTGGTAGGGAAGGGGCCCGCGCTGGCCGCCGTAGGGCCGATCACCGACCGTACGGACCTGGTTGTACGAGGTCCGGGGCACGCCCGGCTGACCGCCGACCGTGGGTCCGGGGTAGCCGTACCCGCCGCCCTGTCCGGGCGGGGTGGCCCCCGCGGCCTGGCCGTCCTCGTAGAGGTAGCCGAACGGATCGTCATCCTCGGGCTTGTTCGCCCCGTTGTTCGAGCCGTGGTTCGCGGGCGTCGTCATCGCAGGTCACTCCTTTCGACCCCGGGGAGCCTACCCCGAACAGGTGCGCCCACGGGTGGACCGCGACCTCACCCGGCCCGCCGGTGCGCCTTGGAGCGGGAGCGCTTCTCGATGTACATCCGCTGGTCGGCGGAGCGCAGGACCTCGTCCGCGGACATCCCGCAGCTGGCCCAGCCGATGCCGAAACTCGCTCCCACACGGACCGCGCGGCCGTCCACCCGGATCGGCGGGATGATCGCGTTGCGCAGCCGTACGGCGAGGTCGGCGGCGTCGGCCGCGCCCAGGCCGTCGGCGAGGACGACGAATTCGTCACCACCCAGCCGGGCGACCGTGTCCCCGTCCCTGACACCGGTCGTCAGCCGCCGGGCGACCTCGATCAGCACCGCGTCGCCGGTGTGGTGCCCGAACCGGTCGTTGATCGACTTGAAGCCGTCGAGGTCGCAGAAGAGCACCGCGAGCCCCTTCGTACCGTCGTCGATGTCGGTGGCGGGCGCGACGGTGTGCACGTGGTGCTCGTACGGGCCCACTCCGGCCGAACCGGGACCGCCCTGCCCGCCCAGCCCGCCGGGGAACTCGAAGGGGTCGGGGAAGCCGTCGGGCCTGAAGCCGTGCTCGCCGGAGCCGCCGTCCACCGCGGGCCGCGTCTCGAAGGCGGCGTCCAGGGCCTCCACGGCGGTGGCGCGCACGGACTGCGGCCGGCGGCACAGCCGGGCGCCGAGCCGGGAGCGCAGCTCGGCGCTGTTGGGCAGGCCGGTCAGGGAGTCGTGGCTGGCGCGGTGGGCGAGCTGGAGCTCGTGCCGCTTGCGCTCCTCGATGTCCTCGACGTGGGTCAGCAGGAACCGGGGCCCGTCGGCGGCGTCCGCGACCACGGAATTGCGCAGCGAGACCCATACGTACGTGCCGTCGCGCCGCCCGAGCCGCAGCTCGGCCCGGCCGCCCTCGGCGGAGGTGCGCAGCAGGGTGCCGATGTCCTCGGGGTGGACCAGGTCGGAGAAGGAGTACCGGCGCAGCACGGAGGCGGGCCGGCCCAGGAGCCGGCACAGCGCGTCGTTGGTGCGCAGCAGCCGGCCGTGCTGGTCGCCGCCCATCTCGGCGATGGCCATGCCGCTGGGCGCGTACTCGAAGGCCTGGCGGAACGACTCCTCACTCGCGCGCAGCGCCTGCTGTTCACGTTCCAGACGCACCAGCGCCCGCTGCATGTTCGCTCGCAGTCGGGCGTTGCTGATGGCAATCGCGGCCTGGAAGGCGTACATCTGGAGCGCCTCGCGGCCCCACGCGCCGGGCCGTCGCCCGTTGCGCGGCCGGTCCACGGAGACCACGCCGAGCAGCTCGCCGCCGGAGGCGTACATGGGGGCGTAGAGCCGGTCCTCGGGATGCCATTCGTCCTCGAACCGGGGGTCGGGGCCTTCGGTGTGCCACTGGGGGACGTCGTCCTCGACGAGAACCCAGCCCTCGGTGTGCGGGATGAAGCGGAGCCCGTCCCAGTCCTCACCCATCGTCAGGCGGCGTTCCCAGGAGGCGCGCGAGCCGACCCGTCCGGTGATCAGGGCTTCGGCGGCGGGGTCTCCCGCGAAGGCGGCGACGACGAGGTCACCGTCGGGGCGTACGAGGTTGACGCAGGCGAGTTCGTAGCCGAGTCCCACGACGATGCCGTCCACGACGGTCTGCAGGGTGTCAGCCAGGCTCCTGGCCGTATTGAGCTCGGCCACCACTTGGTGCAGCTGCCGCAGGGTCGCAAGACGGACGTACGGCTCCGACTCGGTCTCCATTGCTCGCTCTCCCCGAGACCTCGACAGCAACTCCAGGTTTGTCATCGGCGTTTCGTTGCGGTGTCCCGTCCACTGAATCACAGTGAGCTGTGCGGCAGGTACACAGGGTCAACAAATCTTGCCCTCTGTGACTCAAGTCACATGAGATGAATAAAGGTGTCCCGCATGACCCGTTCCGCACCCGTGCCGCACGGGGAGCGCTCTCCCTGTCACCGCCCGCCGCTGCGGCCCGTGCGCCGCCCGCGCGCGGACCGCACGCCGGTTCGTTCCCGGAAGCAAAGACTACGCCCGGTCCTAGGACGAGGGGCGGGGACGCGGCTCGGACCTCAGCCCGATGTGCCGCGCGGGAGGGGGACAGTAGCGTCCGAAGCGTGCCGAACACGACCCCCACGACAACGCTTTCCGTCCCCGCACCCC contains these protein-coding regions:
- the cdgB gene encoding diguanylate cyclase CdgB, which codes for METESEPYVRLATLRQLHQVVAELNTARSLADTLQTVVDGIVVGLGYELACVNLVRPDGDLVVAAFAGDPAAEALITGRVGSRASWERRLTMGEDWDGLRFIPHTEGWVLVEDDVPQWHTEGPDPRFEDEWHPEDRLYAPMYASGGELLGVVSVDRPRNGRRPGAWGREALQMYAFQAAIAISNARLRANMQRALVRLEREQQALRASEESFRQAFEYAPSGMAIAEMGGDQHGRLLRTNDALCRLLGRPASVLRRYSFSDLVHPEDIGTLLRTSAEGGRAELRLGRRDGTYVWVSLRNSVVADAADGPRFLLTHVEDIEERKRHELQLAHRASHDSLTGLPNSAELRSRLGARLCRRPQSVRATAVEALDAAFETRPAVDGGSGEHGFRPDGFPDPFEFPGGLGGQGGPGSAGVGPYEHHVHTVAPATDIDDGTKGLAVLFCDLDGFKSINDRFGHHTGDAVLIEVARRLTTGVRDGDTVARLGGDEFVVLADGLGAADAADLAVRLRNAIIPPIRVDGRAVRVGASFGIGWASCGMSADEVLRSADQRMYIEKRSRSKAHRRAG
- a CDS encoding CBM35 domain-containing protein, yielding MTTPANHGSNNGANKPEDDDPFGYLYEDGQAAGATPPGQGGGYGYPGPTVGGQPGVPRTSYNQVRTVGDRPYGGQRGPLPYQQGPQQQPPAYQAQYQAPEALQAGGYGVPPQGQPPQQYTQSVPLPGEGHGGHGNGGGSSRRGMLIAAVAVVAAVAIGIGAAVVFGKKDNDQNGKNNANASQSQSAPPVKPSGQPSGSASPVAEMPKGDAGGPGMVISGGAALQNAVQGAKSAGGQYVGNFNQPGAAVTWTLDVPKAGTYRFYVQFGIPGEDANGTLTVNGKPNSSPISMRNFANSPKGDWEKGWQSTWGQVTLNQGSNTIKLSCEAGNKCQFNIDQFWLQQG